In Scheffersomyces stipitis CBS 6054 chromosome 8, complete sequence, one DNA window encodes the following:
- a CDS encoding predicted protein, which translates to MSDPSLASFPKRELELTPFCSQLDFINKALLSLSKQDSSVNNYTNTSRRYTNQNQQNTHANYNNNQQNKYALAAVAAAAAVQHQQSNYLLQQHQQNQQNQNQQYQSQNQQNQQQQLRNNQYSQQSHPQFQSNQHQQQYHQPQYQPQQYQQQRSNQQQFQNQQNQQNQQNQQNYQQSQQLQQNQQSLQNFQHQNLNNFQNQQQPPQVFGSELSASSSVASDSQSNSTSAGTPLTGIPPALDLKSNFLMFNESSHSISSPTYSSAAQQQKPPQLHSKLFDSSSSNSSPILLPPNSSASNKNSPPNLFLSTPVTTPLNATHSTATGSPLTKPTLPETSGGFLNSPSLLPTSTPTSAGGANWSTTNSSASIWGNTTNGVSASSANSSKGNSHLISSFGSSGMW; encoded by the coding sequence ATGTCTGATCCGTCATTAGCCTCTTTCCCGAAAAGAgagttggaattgactCCATTCTGTTCTCAGTTGgatttcatcaacaaggcCTTGCTTTCGCTTTCAAAACAGGACTCATCAGTCAACAACTACACGAACACGTCTCGTAGGTACACCAATCAAAACCAGCAGAACACGCATGCaaactacaacaacaaccagCAAAACAAATACGCTttggctgctgttgctgccGCCGCGGCTGTCCAGCACCAACAGCTGAActaccttcttcaacaacatcagcaaaatcaacaaaatcaaaaccaacaatACCAAAGTCAAAACCAGCAGaatcagcagcagcagcttcgCAATAACCAATATTCACAGCAGTCACATCCTCAGTTCCAACTGAATcaacaccagcaacaatatcatcaacCACAGTATCAGCCGCAGCAATATCAGCAACAACGTCtgaatcaacaacaattccaaaatcaacagaatcaacaaaaccagcaaaatcaacaaaattaCCAACAGCTGCAACAATTACAACAGAACCAGCAAAGTCTTCAGAACTTCCAGCACCAGAATCTTAataattttcaaaatcagCAACAGCCTCCACAGGTATTTGGTTCTGAACTCTCtgcctcttcttctgttgcCTCTGACTCTCAATCCAACTCTACCAGTGCTGGAACACCATTGACTGGCATTCCTCCTGCTCTTGATTTGAAaagcaacttcttgatgttcaACGAAAGCTCGCACTCAATATCTTCTCCTACTTATTCTAGCGCAGCTCAGCAACAGAAACCTCCGCAACTCCACTCCAAGTTATTTGACTCTCTGTCCAGCAACTCGTCTCCGATTTTGCTTCCACCGAACTCAAGCgcttccaacaagaactcACCTCCCAACTTGTTTCTCTCTACGCCTGTGACTACACCTTTGAATGCTACACATTCTACTGCAACCGGCTCTCCATTGACCAAGCCTACCCTTCCAGAAACGTCTGGTGGATTTCTCAACTCACCACTGTTGCTTCCTACTCTGACACCAACCTCTGCGGGAGGTGCCAACTGGAGCACTACCAATTCTAGTGCTTCAATCTGGGGTAACACTACCAATGGAGTGTCTGCTCTGTCTGCTAACTCTTCTAAGGGTAACAGCCATCTAATCTCCAGCTTCGGCAGCTCAGGAATGTGGTGA
- the FST4 gene encoding Fungal transcriptional regulatory protein (Fungal specific transcription factor~go_function DNA binding; zinc ion binding) — protein ARKRNRITLVCNVCKFRKVKCDRGQPCSSCTKYNTSHICAYNKPYYGDASVDVVNVEPDVSQKNSLSESSSVNSAQTASGIVDSPNSGPSSTSTSSTSVSAISANQPAMIGINPVSSPSDTINFFDYPPISTTPDKYEVNHGPFTWHAFLKMDMGLSDLWAFMSTKSQSFHEAKTKFMDCVPPGKNKESSRSFENQSVLNKTPIQVLQRLNIAAKKKFNTSKHNINEGIPLGLNFITDHEYLNNNDIELSSKILTVLPSKRIVWIHINRFFKFIYPYIPFLDETSFKKSIEAIIGPESFTEEKIEGLKIEDNIDYAKLGIMLIILRMSYLSLITNNQEVNEFFLGYDGQKRNTFYKEKQKLTDSELRSLKMLLLNSIGIDVIVLARNCLNKFQLFQKMNLSILQLALFMRIYVFIAPEDSEGPDRNQFQIYNGTLLSMAYSIGLNREPDSFKSVLNDPKENNIRRKIWFHLNYIDLLHGFSSGNPLTTNPIASDVKFPFHEDGNENISFEALDSYTHVAWKFLQPLSTKMRNILNIVGNVSEGVKIIELVEALNDFEIFVATNLGTHISEFIDAFKEDFFNDNFRRVLQVHYYIQVKFFMVSIYHHLFIHYETEKNQELSFFYLKKMLMVLTEEFLPSYYTILEHEHYYFSYSANLFLNPVIESAMHKSNGILFSLIIRMSYTIRAMEGANPSAHVEKMATDESYKSYFDDMSQLQYYLTKCAKLGTLGISKLGNRYLYAWRISKSNLFILRAISSDEFY, from the exons GCGCGTAAAAGGAACAGAATAACGTTGGTCTGTAACGTGTGCAAGTTCAGAAAGGTTAAATGCGATAGGGGACAGCCATGCTCATCGTGTACAAAGTACAACACGTCTCATATCTGTGCTTACAATAAGCCCTACTATGGAGATGCTTCGGTAGATGTTGTTAATGTAGAACCAGATGTTCTGCAAAAGAATTCACTCTCTGAATCTTCGTCTGTTAACTCGGCTCAAACTGCTAGTGGTATAGTAGATTCCCCCAATTCCGGACCATCATCCACGTCTACATCATCTACATCTGTTTCGGCTATTTCGGCAAATCAGCCTGCTA TGATTGGAATCAACCCGGTTAGCTCACCTTCAGACACAATTAATTTCTTTGATTATCCGCCTATTTCCACAACCCCAGACAAATATGAAGTCAACCACGGACCTTTTACGTGGCAtgcattcttgaagatggaCATGGGGTTGTCTGATTTGTGGGCATTCATGTCAACTAAGTCTCAGAGCTTCCACGAGGCTAAGACTAAATTTATGGATTGTGTGCCTCCTGGCaagaacaaagaaagttcaagatctttTGAAAATCAGTCAGTTTTGAACAAAACACCAATCCAAGTACTTCAAAGATTGAATATAGCAGCTAAGAAAAAATTTAACACTTCTAAGCATAATATCAATGAAGGTATACCTTTGGGACTTAACTTCATTACCGACCATGAATATTTAAACAATAATGATATTGAattgtcttccaagatcttgacaGTATTGCCAAGCAAGAGAATTGTTTGGATCCATATTAATAggtttttcaaatttatcTACCCTTATATTCCTTTCCTAGATGAAActtcgttcaagaagtctATTGAGGCTATTATTGGTCCAGAGTCATTTACggaagaaaagatagaaGGCCTAAAGATAGAAGATAATATTGACTATGCCAAACTTGGAATCATGTTGATTATTCTCAGAATGAGTTATCTTTCGTTAATCACCAACAACCAGGAAGTCAAcgagttcttcttggggTATGACGGGCAGAAGCGCAATACATTCTATAAAGAAAAGCAGAAATTGACGGATTCGGAATTGCGTAGCTTGAAAATGCTACTCCTTAACTCtattggaattgatgtCATTGTATTAGCAAGAAACTGTTTGAACAAATTCCAGTTATTCCAGAAGATGAACCTAtccattttgcaattggcaTTGTTCATGAGAATCTACGTTTTCATTGCGCCAGAAGATTCCGAAGGTCCTGATCGCAACCAGTTTCAGATTTACAATGGCACCTTGCTTCTGATGGCTTATTCAATAGGATTGAATAGGGAACCGGATTCGTTCAAGTCCGTCTTAAATGATCCAAAGGAAAATaatatcagaagaaagatttggTTCCATTTGAACTATATCGATTTATTACATGGATTTTCTTCCGGTAACCCATTAACCACTAATCCAATAGCTTCAGATGTAAAGTTTCCTTTCCACGAGGATGGAAATGAAAACATTAGTTTTGAAGCTCTTGACTCTTATACACATGTTGCTTGGAAATTTTTGCAACCGCTCAGTACCAAAATGAGAAATATTCTTAATATCGTGGGAAATGTCAGTGAAGGAGTCAAAATTATAGAATTAGTAGAAGCATTGAATGACTTCGAGATATTTGTGGCTACTAATCTCGGCACCCACATTTCTGAATTTATAGATGCTTTCAAGGAGGATTTTTTTAATgacaacttcagaagagTCTTGCAAGTTCATTACTATATCCAAGTTAAATTTTTCATGGTATCTATCTATCATCATCTTTTTATTCATTACGAGACAGAAAAGAATCAGGAATTGAGCTTTTTCTATCTCAAAAAGATGTTAATGGTATTGACTGAAGAATTTCTTCCTAGTTACTACACTATTTTGGAACATGAGCATTATTACTTCAGCTACAGTGCAAACCTTTTTTTGAATCCTGTCATTGAGTCGGCAATGCATAAGTCTAATGGTATCTTGTTCAGTCTCATTATCCGCATGAGCTACACAATCAGAGCCATGGAGGGAGCTAATCCTTCTGCTCATGTTGAAAAAATGGCTACGGATGAGTCGTATAAATCATACTTCGATGATATGCTGCAATTGCAATACTATCTCACAAAGTGTGCTAAACTCGGGACTCTAGGAATATCAAAGCTTGGTAACCGTTACTTGTACGCTTGGAGAATTAGCAAATCCAACTTGTTTATTCTTCGGGCTATTCTGAGTGACGAGTTTTAC
- the PEX14 gene encoding Peroxisomal membrane protein PER10 (Peroxin-14) (peroxisomal protein involved in import of peroxisomal matrix proteins~go_component peroxisome; membrane), protein MNEDHIKSAVAFLRDPNVSGSPLTKKVEFLEAKGLTQEEIEESLRRISEGSTNNSVAPTYDNNSNVNSSNASLPPIDYYNVAPPVPERSWKDYFIMATATAGVSYGLYQVVTRYLIPSIIPPSQASIEKDKETIEEEFIKIDKILEQLSADQEQIKTDNEAKLKEIDVVIDNVNDFLSRYNKDKLKFDDDLRLMKLEIDNLSNSIEKNMNQTKSSVKDELTEINEELQSLKNLITARSNSGASANGGADRKIAPVSAIPSASEILKRAKAKAMESDSSASSSSSAQTAAPEPEPVTVAESKQESPKFDSSNTVGAVTVDGVTAAGIPAWQMSHREQELGASSSDTPSWQTPSAGAALEDNSEELKKKIASVGVPSWQLNAGSSAPSALENQPKESSAGIPSWQVNAQ, encoded by the exons ATGAACGAAGATCACATCAAGAGTGCTGTGGCGTTCTTGCGAGATCCAAATGTCTCTGGCTCGCCGTTAACGAAGAAAGTGGAATTCCTTGAAGCTAAAGGACTTACGCAAgaggaaattgaagaatctttGAGAAGAATCTCAGAAGGTTCTACCAATAACTCTGTGGCTCCTACTTATGACAATAACAGCAATGTCAACAGTAGTAACGCTTCTTTGCCCCCTATTGACTACTACAATGTGGCACCACCTGTTCCTGAgagatcttggaaagaTTACTTCATTATGGCTACAGCCACTGCTGGAGTTTCCTATGGATTATACCAGGTGGTCACACGGTACTTGATTCCATCGATCATTCCTCCTTCACAGGCTTCTATAGAGAAAGATAAGGAGACGATCGAGGAAGAGTTCATCAAGATCGACAAGATTTTGGAGCAGTTGAGTGCAGACCAGGAACAAATCAAAACCGACAACGAGGCCAAGTTAAAGGAAATCGACGTCGTGATAGACAACGTCAACGACTTCCTCAGTAGATACAATaaggacaagttgaagtttgacGACGACTTACGCttgatgaagttggaaataGACAACCTAAGCAACAGCATCGAAAAGAACATGAACCAGACCAAATCCAGTGTAAAGGATGAGTTGACTgaaatcaacgaagaaTTGCAATCGTTGAAAAACTTGATCACGGCTAGAAGCAACAGTGGTGCTCTGGCTAATGGCGGAGCCGATAGAAAGATAGCCCCAGTTTCTGCCATTCCTTCAGCTTctgaaatcttgaagagagcCAAAGCCAAAGCTATGGAGTCCGACTCTTCtgcctcttcttcttcctccgCTCAAACTGCTGCTCCA GAACCCGAACCTGTAACTGTAGCTGAGTCGAAGCAGGAACTGCCCAAGTTTGATTCTCTGAACACTGTAGGTGCTGTCACCGTAGATGGTGTGACTGCCGCTGGAATTCCTGCTTGGCAAATGAGTCAcagagaacaagaacttggagCTTCTTCAAGCGATACTCCTTCGTGGCAAACCCCTTCCGCGGGCGCAGCTCTTGAGGACaacagtgaagaattgaaaaagaaaattgcTTCTGTAGGTGTCCCTTCGTGGCAGTTGAACGCTGGAAGTTCTGCTCCTTCTGCCTTGGAAAACCAGCCCAAGGAGTCCAGCGCCGGGATTCCCTCGTGGCAAGTGAATGCCCAGTAA
- a CDS encoding predicted protein (go_component membrane~go_function binding~go_process transport): MTNAATDKSVASVARDVSTGKPGKSPDAAVHLLSGGLAGLTSAVTLQPFDLLKTRLQQQHSETSKLTIAGEIRKLSQLKELWRGAVPSALRTSVGAGLYFTTLSKMRAAVAQYNHRDSSVTSVLPKLLPMENLATGFVARAIVGYITMPITMVKTRFESNIYSYRTMGESIVGIYKDIGPDGVVHRSSLLNFFKGSVATLARDCPYAGLYVLFYEGFKNDVLVKVIPESVTGSDSRSSVINSSSAILAASVSTTITAPFDAIKTRLQLTKETSILKTTGILLREDGGVFNLFRGLSLRFGRKALSAGISWCIYEELIKSDFSQCRLFNKERLA; encoded by the exons ATGACCAACGCTGCAACTGACAAGTCCGTTGCTTCTGTTGCGAGGGATGTGCTGACCGGGAAACCGGGAAAATCGCCAGATGCTGCTGTGCATCTTCTTTCGGGCGGATTGGCTGGGTTGACTTCAGCAGTTACGCTTCAGCCGTTTGATCTTCTCAAAACGAGAttgcaacagcaacatctGGAAACTTCCAAATTGACCATTGCCGGTGAAATCAGAAAGCTTTCCCAGCTTAAGGAACTTTGGAGAGGAGCTGTACCTTCTGCCTTGCGGACTTCGGTTGGAGCCGGATTGTACTTTACGACGTTGTCGAAGATGAGAGCGGCTGTAGCTCAGTATAATCACCGAGATTCG TCAGTTACTTCTGTACTTCCTAAACTTTTACCCATGGAGAATTTGGCTACCGGCTTTGTTGCCAGAGCCATTGTGGGCTACATTACCATGCCAATAACTATGGTAAAAACCCGGTTCGAGTCAAATATCTACTCATACCGTACGATGGGTGAAAGTATCGTCGGAATCTATAAAGACATTGGCCCCGACGGAGTGGTCCAccgttcttctttgctcAACTTCTTTAAAGGCTCAGTGGCCACTTTGGCTAGGGATTGTCCATATGCTGGGTTGTATGTTCTCTTTTATGAAGGGTTCAAGAACGATGTGTTAGTGAAGGTTATTCCTGAATCGGTCACAGGGTCCGATCTGAGATCCTCTGTGATCAACTCATCTTCTGCTATCCTTGCCGCTTCAGTCTCAACGACAATAACTGCTCCGTTCGATGCGATCAAGACTAGATTGCAGTTGACCAAGGAAACATCGATCTTAAAGACGACAGGAATTTTGCTTCGAGAAGACGGCGGGGTGTTCAATCTTTTCCGGGGTCTTTCGTTGAGATTCGGAAGAAAGGCCTTGAGTGCCGGTATTAGCTGGTGTATTTAtgaagagttgatcaaaAGCGATTTCTCCCAGTGCCGGTTGTTCAATAAAGAGCGCTTGGCATAG
- a CDS encoding predicted protein — translation MSETVSLHKLVKKAVHSKLSFKTFLGLFSQLNTKQVVQDGEYQTEILEIVQNPRNLNDKKITEYKVVLAIQLSLSSSEELKRFWGNLSKISLVGQVDYLIRLNKILKYEYSKYDKDIVRLLIKVQYCDYIVEVLDSFGDKKLSTEQKSLANHIVFFASSVIEHVVVKDEALVNDLVFQLATRLEGLRLSNLLDFLLLKSKNILSEDQIRLTDSSGSGEDKSSDLPTITTSLYKNLSVGSLSSAKQETYNETIKFLWLNKIMKSWKFADNESIFNNFVHNFIPSSDKNKNPYLTSFELIKATFKGFGYAVINNDDCYVLFNWKNFIITRIPVILSTLKFANVNDEETLERAVLNAFNSLPDSIVKVLTNLASGSTKVYDLRQIFIKSLIFNRLLPPVAFQKFFPMESKITQQVILSELAQYNHDLNLRRKFNDKLINVNSEFTSLEESGLLELCNSLPASLEYSYSRQIELSNAINDIIDEMKISREHEKLNRLLLSVMSNVQLTNILVFNSNPYVVLGKMIDYIDSENFRIDDDDENFQDVYSYCGVLILSIISIIEKFKIDLSTFNIKNSFALDYINNFYYRLCDDLTNQIPVNSDEEDNTIATNYNNLLIDWINALFDDSNDGLSDDLIKSISIKQIYKLIPLVYQQAITATSIGKIDFSILTNGIDYLSQVFLIPTTVSIINWLLSEISNKKTDAESLPVKVLSEIVKSNISSESGSQELSSLVFKIVVNICGSNILIALKKIKDWENSQRIRDVVSIVTANLDSNYVEKDLSLPESKSDININEQIKSHLVNFQQQADSPTPIHAFIHRFISDSKDQVLRVLLQEVTSYQKQNNEATKIFINLASYLVVSSSIDSVEDKKYWHGYLSNVSSSATEHKILKNSDKEFNSSMDYHYSSIFNDASSGASNDDDLFNDKSSKQLSSGKLLEQLRTKVNRYNNLLAKFNVIFAENQDPSSPWHKTVNTLADKLLDDINDLYI, via the exons ATGTCCGAGACAGTTTCTCTTCAtaagttggtgaagaaggCAGTTCATCTGAAGTTGCTGTTCAAGACTTTTCTTGGACTTTTTTCCCAATTGAACACAAAACAGGTCGTTCAAGATGGAGAGTACCAGACTGAGATACTAGAAATCGTACAGAATCCCCGAAATTTGAATGATAAAAAGATAACTGAGTATAAAGTAGTATTGGCCATACAATTGTCTTTATCTTCCtctgaagagttgaaacGTTTTTGGGGCAATTTATCTAAAATCTCACTCGTTGGCCAAGTGGACTATTTGATCCgattgaacaagatcttgaagtatGAGTACTCCAAGTACGACAAGGATATCGTGCGATTGCTTATAAAGGTCCAGTACTGTGACTACATTGtggaagttcttgatctgTTTGGtgacaagaagttgctgaCAGAACAGAAGTCGTTGGCTAACCATATAGtcttctttgcttcttctgttaTAGAGCATGTTGTGGTGAAGGATGAAGCTTTGGTAAACGACCTTGTTTTTCAGTTAGCCACACGTCTTGAAGGTCTTCGTTTGAGCAATTTGCTAGAttttttgcttttgaaaTCTAAGAATATATTGAGTGAAGATCAAATCAGACT TACTGACagttctggctctggtgaAGACAAGTCACTGGACTTGCCCACTATCACCACCTCTTTgtacaagaacttgtcaGTGGGCAGCTTGAGTTCAGCCAAACAGGAGACATACAACGAGACTATCAAATTTCTCTGGCTAAACAAGATTATGAAGCTGTGGAAATTTGCAGATAACGAAagcatcttcaataatTTCGTACACAACTTCATTCCCAGCAGcgacaagaacaaaaatCCGTATTTGACATCGTttgagttgatcaaagcGACGTTTAAGGGATTTGGCTATGCTGTGATAAACAACGACGATTGCTATGTTCTTTTCAACTGGAAAAATTTCATCATAACGAGAATTCCAGTCATTTTGTCTACATTGAAATTTGCAAATGTAAACGACGAAGAGACGTTAGAAAGAGCTGTACTCAATGCGTTTAACTCTCTTCCCGATTCTATTGTAAAAGTTCTAACGAATTTGGCTCTGGGAAGTACTAAAGTGTATGACTTGAGACAGATTTTTATCAAGAGTTTGATATTTAACAGATTGTTACCACCTGTGGCTTTTCAGAAATTCTTCCCCATGGAGTCGAAAATAACTCAACAGGTGATTTTGTCTGAGCTTGCACAGTATAATCACGATTTGAACTTGCGTCGCAAGTTTaacgacaagttgattAACGTAAACAGCGAGTTCACTTCTTTAGAAGAATCTGGATTATTGGAGCTTTGCAATTCTCTCCCTGCTTCTTTAGAATATCTGTACAGTAGACAAATCGAGTTGAGCAACGCTATCAACGATATCATCGACGAAATGAAGATCTCCCGTGAGCacgagaagttgaaccGCCTTCTTTTGTCTGTGATGTCGAATGTTCAATTGACAAAcattcttgtcttcaacagcaaccCGTATGTCGTGTTGGGCAAAATGATCGACTATATTGATTCTGAGAACTTTCGAAtcgatgacgacgacgaaaaCTTCCAGGATGTGTATTCGTACTGTGGAGTGTTAATCTTGTCGATCATTTCCATTATAGAGAAATTTAAGATTGACTTGTCTACGTTTaacatcaagaactcgTTTGCATTGGACTATATAAATAACTTCTACTATCGTCTATGCGATGACCTCACAAATCAAATCCCGGTCAATagtgacgaagaagataacACTATAGCAACAAACTACAACAATTTGTTGATAGACTGGATCAATGCCTTATTCGATGATAGTAATGATGGCTTATCAGAcgatttgatcaagtcaATAAGCATCAAACAAATTTACAAACTTATCCCTCTTGTTTACCAACAAGCCATTACCGCAACAAGTATTGGAAAGATTGACTTTTCTATTCTCACCAACGGAATTGATTATTTGTCACAGGTATTTTTGATTCCTACAACGGTGAGTATAATCAACTGGTTACTCCTGgaaatttccaacaagaagactGATGCTGAAAGCTTGCCGGTAAAAGTGTTGTCCGAAATCGTGAAATCCAATATTAGTAGTGAATCAGGTTCACAAgagttgtcttctttggtaTTCAAAATCGTCGTCAACATATGTGGAAGTAATATTTTGATCgctttgaagaaaattaaAGACTGGGAAAATTCGCAAAGAATCCGAGATGTGGTCTCTATAGTAACAGCAAATTTGGACTCCAACTATGTTGAAAAAGATCTTAGCTTGCCTGAATCCAAGCTGGACATTAACATTAATGAACAGATAAAATCGCACCTTGTCAACTTCCAGCAACAGGCAGACTCTCCAACACCAATTCATGCCTTTATACATAGATTCATCAGCGACTCCAAAGATCAAGTGTTGCGAGTGTTGCTTCAGGAAGTCACCTCGTACCAGAAGCAGAACAACGAGGCCACAAAGATTTTCATCAATCTTGCTTCCTACTTAGTCGTTTCAAGCTCCATAGACTCTgtagaagacaagaagtacTGGCACGGCTATTTGTCTAATGTTTCGAGTTCTGCAACAGAACacaagattttgaagaattctgaTAAGGAGTTCAACTCTTCTATGGACTACCACTATTCGAGCATCTTTAATGACGCTAGCTCTGGTGCGTCTAATG ACGAtgacttgttcaacgacAAAAGCTCGAAGCAATTGTCTTCAGGAAAATTGCTTGAACAACTCCGAACAAAGGTCAATAGATATAACAAtttgttggccaagttcaaTGTGATTTTTGCTGAGAATCAAGATCCTTCCAGCCCCTGGCACAAGACAGTGAATACATTGGCAGATAAGCTTCTTGACGatatcaacgacttgtacATATAG
- a CDS encoding GABA-specific transport protein (go_component membrane~go_process transport) has translation MNTIKSRTEDHLHFIASHRSDLREIDPTHAADDVELLAQIGYKQELRRHYSTLQVFGIAYSIMGLLPSICSTIASGLECGAGGFVWAWLIGGVFILSIGFSMTMLGSAIPTSGGLYYYTNYYAPDGLRVPLSFLVGCANSLGLIGGMCSICYGFAVEILSAVYINSDGAFEITNGKCYGIFAACIISNVILCCLTTKHQAYFQTISIAWNSFIIVLFFIAVPIGARTHGFNDGSYIFGDFTNIRDWTTGWSFMLSMMPVIWTIGAFDSVIHCSEEAKHAQRAIPYGILGSISVCWIVGWFICIVCVACIKNGDTAAVLESETGNPMAQIIFDALGKQWAVAFMAMIAIGQYLMSVSIAIASSRQIWAFARDDGLPVIYKFVKYVDPRVKVPVRATIFAGIVALLLGLLVLINGAAGSGALFSLAVASNLLAWGTPVLLVLLPTGKARFVPGHFHLGKHLSTAINIVTVLWIVFVITMAMFPDSKVVDKDTMNYTVVINMGVWLLSLFYYFVYGYKVYTGPKSNLDVIDADSSNPSLQNMDAVLGEKA, from the coding sequence ATGAACACCATAAAGTCCAGAACTGAAGACCATTTGCACTTTATTGCTTCACATAGATCGGATCTCCGTGAAATTGATCCTACTCACGCTGCTGACGATGTGGAGTTGTTAGCCCAGATCGGGTATAAGCAAGAGCTCAGAAGACACTATTCCACGCTCCAGGTGTTCGGTATCGCCTATTCCATCATGGGTTTGTTGCCTTCTATTTGTTCTACAATTGCCTCTGGATTGGAGTGTGGTGCTGGTGGCTTTGTATGGGCGTGGCTCATTGGTGGGGTCTTTATCTTGAGTATCGGTTTCTCGATGACGATGTTGGGTTCCGCTATTCCAACTTCGGGGGGTTTGTATTACTACACCAACTATTACGCACCTGATGGCTTGCGGGTTccactttctttcttggtCGGATGTGCCAACTCTCTTGGTTTGATTGGAGGGATGTGTTCCATTTGCTACGGTTTCGCAGTCGAGATCCTTTCAGCTGTATACATCAATCTGGATGGAGCCTTTGAAATCACCAACGGTAAGTGCTACGGGATTTTTGCTGCCTGTATCATTTCCAACGTCATCCTCTGTTGCTTGACCACTAAACATCAAGCTTATTTTCAGACCATTTCCATTGCATGGAACAGTTTCATCATtgttttgttcttcatcgCTGTGCCAATAGGAGCCAGAACTCATGGGTTCAACGACGGTTCGTACATTTTTGGCGACTTCACCAACATCAGAGACTGGACCACCGGCTGGTCATTCATGCTCTCAATGATGCCTGTTATCTGGACCATTGGTGCTTTTGACTCGGTTATCCACTGTTCGGAAGAAGCCAAACATGCCCAAAGAGCTATTCCTTACGGGATCTTGGGTTCTATTTCCGTGTGCTGGATTGTCGGCTGGTTCATCTGTATTGTCTGTGTTGCTTGCATCAAGAACGGAGACACTGCTGCTGTGCTTGAATCGGAAACTGGTAACCCTATGGCCCAGATCATCTTCGATGCCTTGGGAAAGCAGTGGGCTGTTGCTTTCATGGCTATGATTGCTATCGGACAGTACTTGATGAGTGTATCCattgcaattgcttcttcCAGACAGATATGGGCTTTCGCCAGAGATGACGGTTTGCCAGTGATCTACAAATTCGTCAAGTATGTTGACCCAAGAGTCAAGGTACCTGTCAGAGCTACTATTTTTGCTGGTATCGTAGCCTTATTGTTAGGATTATTGGTTTTGATCAACGGTGCTGCTGGTTCAGGTGCGTTGTTCTCATTGGCTGTCGCTTCCAATCTTTTGGCCTGGGGTACACCTGTTTTGTTGGTCTTGTTGCCAACTGGAAAGGCTAGATTCGTTCCTGGCCACTTCCACTTGGGTAAGCATCTTTCCACCGCTATTAACATCGTTACAGTCTTATGGATTGTTTTCGTCATCACCATGGCTATGTTCCCAGACAGCAAAGTTGTTGACAAGGATACTATGAACTACACCGTTGTCATCAACATGGGTGTGTGGCTCTTGTCGTTATTCTACTACTTCGTGTATGGCTACAAGGTGTATACCGGCCCCAAGTCTAATCTCGACGTCATCGACGCCGACAGCAGCAACCCTTCGCTTCAAAACATGGACGCCGTATTGGGCGAAAAGGCTTAG